The proteins below are encoded in one region of Triticum aestivum cultivar Chinese Spring chromosome 1B, IWGSC CS RefSeq v2.1, whole genome shotgun sequence:
- the LOC123097945 gene encoding uncharacterized protein has protein sequence MHKKKETIRASGMDDCIDLCSSSEEEGGGVPAGRVGSESDSEFDENAEGGAESESDSEFDENAEGVDSEPDSEFEENGKGHGVNHNGHGKGGVPGGVAESEFDSEIAEHDKGLAKNTYIGSRCSVKKLYNLIHGLDEEKKAYVREIGFGGLLLLPKLMRTNRHFLMWLLSKVDEEASSIITGYRRDIPFHDKDVETVLGIPCGGAPVQSEQHGVPENVIAAIRKALGISESERGIGPVVAIVKKKVRGQKMTKAEISKFKIAFVICAATYLFAPTMKNDYFVTDYWGALTNPDIIHLHNWSGYVRSETLRAAKRVKAELLGGSKKSNLSGCLPFIQAFYLDNLEVTGGNIPHDEFPRIQFYTMEVINAIVEDDTRSRKGAELVTYGRLLPRHEALVCYQRNPTNRKNVAGASNVFNGSESRCAETGSMTIDEIESLVMDKVSSFATACEYVLTSFSRKKEEENQRHQAALTDLENQSQQQVKNESRKVRDQLKILFAGIRHQDGSWNTKGKRPLYEDPAPTEDADAGCPNSDMPQDSHSSPAAEMPGHGSELARLGIKRVIKRRKE, from the exons ATGCACAAGAAGAAAGAAACTATTCGTGCATCAGGGATGGATGACTGCATAGACCTCTGCTCTTCatcagaagaggaaggaggaggagttCCTGCAGGGAGAGTCGGGTCAGAGTCAGATTCAGAATTTGATGAAAATGCTGAAGGAGGAGCCGAGTCAGAGTCTGATTCAGAATTTGATGAAAATGCTGAAGGAGTTGATTCAGAGCCTGATTCGGAATTTGAAGAAAATGGTAAAGGACATGGAGTAAATCATAATGGACATGGAAAAGGAGGAGTTCCTGGAGGGGTAGCTGAGTCAGAGTTTGATTCAGAAATCGCAGAGCATGACAAAGGACTTGCAAAGAACACGTACATCGGATCAAGGTGCAGCGTGAAGAAACTGTACAACCTGATCCATGGATTAGATGAAGAGAAGAAAGCTTATGTGAGGGAGATTGGTTTTGGGGGCCTGCTTCTCCTGCCAAAGCTCATGAGGACAAATCGGCACTTCCTCATGTGGCTGCTAAGCAAAGTTGATGAGGAAGCAAGCTCTATCATCACAGGTTACCGCAGGGACATACCTTTCCATGATAAAGATGTGGAAACTGTGCTGGGGATTCCATGTGGCGGCGCACCGGTGCAGAGTGAACAACACGGTGTTCCCGAGAATGTGATAGCAGCGATCCGAAAGGCTCTCGGAATATCCGAATCGGAGCGCGGCATAGGGCCGGTGGTTGCGATTGTGAAGAAGAAGGTCAGGGGCCAAAAGATGACAAAAGCAGAAATATCAAAATTCAAGATTGCCTTTGTTATATGCGCGGCGACGTACCTGTTTGCCCCAACAATGAAAAATGACTACTTTGTGACAGATTACTGGGGCGCTCTTACAAACCCTGACATAATTCATTTGCACAATTGGTCCGGTTATGTGAGGTCGGAGACTTTAAGAGCAGCAAAGAGGGTTAAAGCTGAGCTGCTTGGAGGTAGCAAGAAGTCTAACCTATCTGGATGCCTGCCTTTCATTCAG GCCTTCTATTTGGATAACTTGGAGGTGACTGGTGGAAATATCCCACACGACGAATTTCCCAGGATACAGTTTTACACGATGGAGGTCATCAACGCGATAGTTGAAGACGACACGAGGTCACGCAAGGGAGCAGAACTTGTCACATATGGCCGATTGCTG CCACGTCACGAAGCACTGGTGTGCTATCAGAGGAACCCCACGAACAGGAAAAATGTTGCTGGCGCATCAAATGTGTTTAACGGAAGCGAATCTAGGTGCGCCGAGACCGGGTCTATGACCATAGATGAG ATTGAATCGCTAGTTATGGATAAGGTTTCATCCTTCGCAACGGCTTGTGAATATGTTTTGACAAGTTTTTCAAGGAAGAAGGAAGAGGAGAACCAGAGGCACCAAGCTGCCTTGACAGACCTCGAGAACCAGTCGCAGCAGCAGGTCAAGAATGAGTCGAGGAAAGTGAGAGATCAACTGAAAATACTGTTTGCCGGAATTAGGCATCAGGATGGAAGCTGGAATACGAAGGGAAAACGCCCTTTATATGAAGATCCAG CTCCAACTGAGGATGCTGATGCTGGTTGCCCTAACTCCGATATGCCTCAAGATAGCCATTCATCACCAGCTGCAGAGATGCCAGGCCATGGATCTGAACTGGCGCGTCTTGGTATCAAGAGGGTAATTAAAAGAAGGAAAGAGTGA